One part of the Coffea eugenioides isolate CCC68of chromosome 10, Ceug_1.0, whole genome shotgun sequence genome encodes these proteins:
- the LOC113750534 gene encoding uncharacterized protein LOC113750534 produces MRSKTAHEPETSWEIRKHTVWKRLWSLNIKLKLKHFLWRCLQNALPANETLFKRIGKGSNICSCCGDNAETIEHMLFFCPTAKVVWKLAPVKWDGIAELQGNFWNWWVAVMQSAKEAHGLDRIQLTVSILWQVWKARNKMTFQAERGNAKLIVDKAHSEWLEYEACNETNGRPATPAEENGQSQQKWEPPKEGVIRINTDAVLSAKMVRTGLGIIARNWHGKIVKAKGIVTRRRGVPAIEEAMAIRSALEMTKNAGWTTIEVQSDCKCVVSLINSSNRQDCKLQTILDDIEDLKKNFDCCVFLFIPRTANTCSHALAQFAVKSVRIIEWEGSFPSWLSKLARKDMGVVNPFCN; encoded by the coding sequence ATGAGGAGCAAAACGGCACATGAACCTGAGACGAGTTGGGAAATTAGGAAACATACGGTATGGAAAAGGCTGTGGAGTTTGAATATCAAGCTGAAACTAAAACACTTCCTAtggagatgcctacaaaatgcCTTGCCTGCAAATGAAACACTTTTTAAGAGGATAGGAAAGGGAAGTAACATATGTTCCTGCTGTGGTGACAATGCTGAAACCATTGAACATATGTTATTCTTTTGCCCAACTGCCAAAGTGGTATGGAAACTTGCTCCAGTGAAATGGGATGGGATAGCTGAACTACAAGGCAACTTTTGGAACTGGTGGGTTGCTGTGATGCAATCAGCAAAGGAGGCGCATGGCCTGGACAGAATCCAGCTTACGGTTAGCATTTTATGGCAAGTGTGGAAGGCTAGAAACAAAATGACTTTCCAAGCTGAGAGGGGGAATGCAAAACTGATTGTCGACAAAGCTCACAGTGAATGGCTTGAGTATGAAGCTTGCAATGAAACCAATGGAAGACCAGCTACACCAGCCGAGGAGAATGGGCAATCACAACAGAAATGGGAACCACCTAAAGAAGGGGTGATAAGGATAAACACGGATGCAGTACTCTCAGCTAAGATGGTCCGGACAGGCCTGGGGATCATTGCGCGGAATTGGCATGGAAAGATAGTGAAAGCTAAAGGCATCGTGACACGGAGGAGAGGAGTACCAGCAATCGAGGAAGCAATGGCAATAAGGAGTGCGTTGGAAATGACCAAAAATGCAGGATGGACTACAATAGAGGTCCAATCTGATTGCAAATGTGTGGTAAGCCTAATCAACTCAAGCAATAGACAGGATTGTAAGTTGCAAACGATCCTGGATGACATTGAAGACTTGAAGAAGAACTTTGACTGTTGTGTGTTTTTGTTTATTCCCAGGACTGCTAATACTTGTAGCCATGCTTTGGCTCAATTTGCAGTTAAGTCAGTTAGGATAATTGAATGGGAGGGATCATTCCCATCTTGGTTATCAAAACTAGCTAGGAAAGATATGGGGGTAGTTAACCCGTTTTGTAATTAA
- the LOC113750533 gene encoding monocopper oxidase-like protein SKU5, producing MASLSNGACKFLLGFLLIFLVSFAKGEDIFLEWHVAIDTRIKPIVSVNQPVITINGMFPGPLINSTTNDNIHVNVFNDLDEPLLMTWNGIQQRLNSWQDGVSGTNCPIQPGNNWTYVFQMKDQIGSFFYFPTTKFQKAAGGFGPIRVNNRIVINVPFPKPQDEFDLLIGDWHQESYKDVRAQLNSSHTLPTWMLMNGKGPFGNPLTTAHESFTVSPGKTYRFRISNVGTTWSFNFRIQNHKMLLVETEGSYTNQITLDTLDVHVGQSYSVLVTADQNAADYYIVASPKMIADTNQSSLIAVGVLHYENSSTPPNGPLPKGPDPFDINSSITQARSVRWNLTTGAARPNPQGTFNVSNVTLSQSFLLHGGVTANLDGFVHYTVNNVSYDTPNTALKLADYALNGSGVYLLDDFPVHHISSLAVKGTFVRSGNHKGWLEIVFFNHHQNIDSWHLAGFGFYTVGYGYGNWTPEFRSTYNLYDPVVRSTVQVYPKGWTAVYAYLDNPGMWNLRSQNLKHWYLGQELYVRVHDPDPNPAKEHPPPENLLYCG from the exons ATGGCTAGCTTAAGCAACGGTGCATGCAAATTTCTCCTTGGGTTTTTGTTGATTTTCCTGGTCTCTTTTGCAAAAGGAGAGGATATTTTCCTAGAATGGCATGTTGCAATCGATACAAGAATCAAGCCAATTGTCTCAGTCAATCAGCCG GTTATCACCATCAATGGCATGTTTCCGGGACCTCTTATCAATTCTACAACCAACGACAATATTCATGTCAATGTTTTCAATGACTTGGACGAGCCTCTACTCATGACATG GAATGGCATTCAGCAGCGACTGAACTCATGGCAAGATGGGGTTTCCGGGACCAACTGCCCAATCCAGCCAGGAAATAATTGGACTTACGTTTTTCAAATGAAGGATCAGATTGGGAGCTTCTTTTACTTCCCCACAACAAAGTTTCAGAAGGCTGCGGGAGGATTCGGCCCAATTCGAGTCAACAATCGCATTGTCATCAATGTGCCATTTCCTAAGCCCCAAGATGAGTTCGACCTTCTTATTGGTGATTGGCATCAAGAGAGTTATAAG GATGTCAGAGCCCAATTGAATTCTTCACATACTTTGCCTACTTGGATGCTCATGAACGGAAAAGGTCCTTTTGGGAACCCACTTACAACAGCCCACGAATCCTTCACAGTCTCCCCAG GAAAAACATATCGGTTCAGGATTTCAAATGTTGGCACTACGTGGAGTTTCAATTTTAGAATCCAAAATCATAAAATGCTGTTAGTGGAAACTGAAGGCTCATACACCAATCAAATCACCTTGGACACTCTTGACGTGCATGTTGGGCAATCCTATTCAGTTCTTGTCACAGCTGACCAAAATGCTGCTGATTACTACATCGTGGCTAGTCCTAAAATGATAGCTGACACAAATCAAAGCAGTCTAATTGCAGTTGGAGTGCTACATTATGAAAATTCTTCCACACCTCCAAATGGACCTCTTCCTAAGGGACCTGATCCATTTGACATCAACTCATCCATAACTCAAGCAAGATCCGTCAG GTGGAATTTGACAACAGGTGCTGCAAGGCCTAACCCACAAGGGACTTTCAACGTATCTAATGTAACACTGTCCCAATCCTTTCTTCTACATGGAGGAGTAACTGCTAATCTAGATGGTTTCGTTCACTATACTGTGAACAATGTGTCATACGACACTCCAAACACTGCTTTAAAATTGGCTGATTATGCTCTAAATGGCTCTGGTGTTTATCTTCTTGATGATTTTCCGGTCCATCACATATCATCTCTTGCTGTTAAAGGCACGTTTGTCAGAAGTGGGAACCACAAGGGATGGCTGGAAATTGTCTTTTTCAATCATCATCAGAATATAGACTCTTGGCACTTGGCCGGATTTGGATTCTATACTGTTGG GTATGGCTATGGAAATTGGACTCCTGAATTTCGTTCTACATACAATCTTTACGATCCAGTTGTCCGTTCTACCGTTCAG GTGTACCCAAAAGGCTGGACGGCAGTATACGCATATTTGGATAATCCAGGAATGTGGAACTTAAGGTCACAAAATTTGAAGCATTGGTACCTGGGCCAAGAGCTCTATGTCAGGGTGCATGACCCTGATCCCAACCCAGCTAAAGAGCATCCTCCACCAGAAAATTTACTATACTGTGGTTAG